In Fusarium oxysporum f. sp. lycopersici 4287 chromosome 2, whole genome shotgun sequence, a genomic segment contains:
- a CDS encoding Pro-apoptotic serine protease NMA111 → MNGANSSARAKRKAPGSPGEAPPSKKPINGKHSPNDNTPDIIEFDDHSDMTDELHPHAMYIGTPGSLGEWQDTIQKVVRNVVAIRFCQTCSFDTDSALTSEATGYVVDSEKGYILTNRHVVGAGPFWGHCVFDNHEEVDCYPVYRDPVHDFGILRYDPKAIKYMHIDGLELRPDLAKVGTEIRVVGNDAGEKLSILSGIISRLDRNAPEYGEGYSDFNTCYYQANAAASGGSSGSPVVNKDGCAVALQAGGRSDGASTDYFLPLDRPLRALQCIQNGKPVTRGDIQCQFLLKPFDECRRLGLSPQWEAAMREKFPEETNMLVAEIVLPQGPSDKKIEEGDVLIKVNGELITQFIRLDDILDSSVGETIKLHLQRGGQDVEVEIEVGDLHKITPDRFVSVAGASFHDLSYQQARLYAVAVKGVYVCESAGSFRFDNTDNGWIVQSIDHKKVPDLDTFIQVMKAIPDRARVVVTYKHLRDLHTLNTTVAYIDRHWAAKMKLAVRNDETGVWDFTDLGDPLPPVPPTRRSASFIELDHMPHQGIADLIRSFVHINCTMPLKLDGFPKNRRWGMGLVIDADKGLVLISRAIVPYDLCDITVTIADSIIVEGKVVFLHPLQNYAIIQYDPSLVDAPVMSARLSNEVLTQGAKTYFLGYNRIGRVVHGSTSVTEITAVAIPANSGAPRYRAVNVDAITIDSNLGSTCNSGVLVAPDGTVQALWLSYLGERSHHTSRDEEYYLGLGTKTLLPVVESVQKGIKPKLRILSVEFRSVQMAQASVMGVSDEWIKKVTQTNRSHHQLFMVSKRTFERENHPVSLLEGDIILTLNGKICTTISDFDLMYSHELLDAVIVRECEEMHLQLPTVAADDMETNHAVSFCGAILHRPHQAVRQQISKLHSEVYVSSRIRGSPAYQYGVAPTNFITHVNGTPTPDLDSFIAATREIPDNTYFRLKAVTFDCVPWVITMKKNDHYFPTMEWIKDDKEACGWRRVTYEGSEVFKGEATDGVVPVAQDADME, encoded by the exons ATGAATGGCGCAAATTCTTCAGCCCGGGCTAAAAGAAAGGCCCCGGGCTCGCCAGGCGAAGCTCCTCCTTCCAAAAAACCCATCAACGGCAAACATTCCCCAAACGATAACACCCCAGACATTATTGAATTTGACGACCACTCCGACATGACCGACGAACTTCACCCGCACGCTATGTATATTGGAACACCAGGGAGCTTGGGAGAGTGGCAGGACACCATCCAGAAGGTGGTGCGCAACGTTGTCGCCATCAGGTTCTGCCAGACCTGCTCTTTCGATACCGATTCTGCTTTGACCAGTGAAGCTACTGGCTACGTTGTTGACTCCGAGAAAGG ATACATCTTGACCAACCGTCACGTTGTCGGCGCTGGTCCCTTCTGGGGCCACTGTGTCTTCGACAACCACGAAGAAGTCGACTGTTACCCCGTCTACCGCGACCCCGTTCACGATTTTGGTATTCTACGATACGACCCCAAGGCGATCAAGTATATGCACATTGATGGCTTAGAGCTGCGACCCGACCTCGCAAAGG TTGGAACCGAGATTCGAGTTGTCGGTAACGATGCGGGCGAAAAGCTTAGTATCTTGTCAGGTATCATCAGTCGCCTGGATCGAAATGCCCCGGAATATGGCGAGGGGTACAGCGATTTCAACACATGCTACTACCAGGCCAACGCCGCCGCTAGTGGAGGAAGTTCTGGCAGTCCTGTCGTGAACAAGGACGGTTGCGCTGTCGCGCTCCAAGCTGGCGGACGTTCTGATGGAGCTTCGACAGATTACTTCCTTCCATTGGATCGACCACTCCGTGCTCTGCAATGCATTCAGAACGGCAAGCCTGTCACACGTGGCGATATTCAGTGCCAGTTCCTTCTCAAGCCTTTTGATGAATGCAGAAGGTTGGGATTGAGCCCTCAATGGGAGGCTGCCATGCGTGAGAAGTTTCCGGAGGAGACCAACATGCTTGTGGCTGAGATTGTCCTCCCCCAAGGACCTTCagacaagaagatcgaggaAGGTGACGTTTTGATCAAGGTCAACGGCGAACTTATCACCCAGTTTATTCGATTGGACGACATTCTCGATTCGAGCGTTGGCGAAACCATTAAGCTACACCTCCAGCGCGGTGGACAGGACGTGGAAGTCGAAATTGAGGTCGGAGATCTTCACAAGATTACCCCTGACAGATTCGTTTCAGTGGCAGGCGCCAGCTTCCACGATTTGTCCTATCAGCAAGCAAGACTCTATGCTGTCGCTGTCAAGGGAGTCTACGTTTGCGAATCAGCTGGCTCATTCCGATTTGATAATACGGATAACGGCTGGATTGTCCAGAGTATTGACCACAAGAAGGTGCCAGACCTCGACACTTTTATCCAAGTAATGAAGGCAATCCCAGATCGCGCACGAGTTGTTGTCACTTACAAACACCTTCGCGACCTTCAcactctcaacaccaccgttGCCTACATTGACCGACACTGGGCAGCCAAAATGAAGCTTGCTGTTCGAAACGATGAGACAGGAGTTTGGGACTTCACTGACCTGGGAGACCCATTGCCTCCTGTTCCACCTACTCGACGATCTGCCTCCTTTATTGAACTGGACCACATGCCACACCAAGGCATTGCCGACCTCATCCGCAGTTTTGTGCACATCAACTGCACCATGCCCTTGAAACTCGACGGTTTCCCCAAGAACCGCCGTTGGGGCATGGGTCTCGTAATTGATGCAGACAAGGGTCTTGTTCTGATCTCCAGGGCTATTGTCCCCTACGATCTCTGCGACATCACTGTCACTATTGCTGACTCCATCATCGTCGAAGGCAAGGTTGTCTTCCTACATCCCCTTCAGAACTACGCCATTATTCAGTACGACCCCTCGCTCGTCGATGCGCCAGTCATGAGCGCTCGTCTGAGCAATGAGGTTCTCACCCAAGGCGCCAAGACCTATTTCCTCGGCTACAATAGGATTGGGCGCGTTGTTCATGGATCTACAAGTGTCACCGAGATCACTGCGGTGGCCATTCCCGCCAACTCGGGCGCCCCGCGCTATCGTGCTGTTAATGTTGATGCCATCACGATTGACAGCAACCTCGGTTCGACATGCAACAGTGGTGTTCTTGTCGCGCCGGACGGTACTGTCCAGGCTCTGTGGCTGTCGTATCTGGGAGAGCGTTCCCATCATACGTCACGCGACGAAGAGTACTACCTCGGTCTTGGCACCAAGACTCTGCTTCCTGTCGTAGAGTCAGTTCAGAAGGGTATCAAACCCAAGCTGCGTATCTTGTCCGTCGAGTTCAGATCAGTCCAGATGGCTCAGGCATCCGTCATGGGTGTCTCCGATGAGTGGATCAAGAAGGTTACCCAGACCAACCgatctcatcatcagctgTTCATGGTCAGCAAGCGAACCTTTGAGCGCGAGAACCACCCTGTATCTCTGCTCGAAGGAGATATCATTCTCACGCTGAACGGCAAGATTTGCACTACCATCTCCGACTTCGACTTGATGTACTCACATGAACTGCTTGACGCGGTTATTGTACGAGAGTGTGAGGAGATGCACCTACAACTTCCTACAGTGGCAGCAGACGACATGGAAACGAACCATGCTGTTTCTTTCTGCGGTGCCATCCTTCACAGGCCTCACCAGGCTGTTCGACAACAGATCAGCAAGCTGCATAGTGAGGTTTACGTCTCTAGTCGAATTCGTGGATCGCCTGCCTATCAGTACGGCGTTGCACCAACCAACTTCATCACTCATGTGAATGGTACTCCTACACCTGATCTCGACTCTTTCATTGCCGCGACCCGGGAAATTCCAGACAATACTT ACTTCCGGCTCAAAGCTGTAACCTTTGACTGTGTGCCGTGGGTGATCacaatgaagaagaatgatcACTACTTCCCCACAATGGAATGGATCAAGGACGACAAGGAGGCTTGTGGATGGCGAAGAGTCACGTACGAAGGCAGCGAAGTGTTTAAGGGAGAGGCAACTGATGGTGTAGTACCGGTTGCACAGGATGCCGATATGGAGTAG
- a CDS encoding AP-2 complex subunit sigma — MLSFILIQNRQGKTRLAKWYAPFSDEQKIKLKGEVHRLVAPRDQKYQSNFVEFRNNKIVYRRYAGLFFCACVDTNDNELAYLEAIHFFVEVLDAFFGNVCELDLVFNFYKVYAILDEVFLAGEIEETSKQVVLTRLEHLDKLE, encoded by the exons ATGCTTTCCTTTATCCTCATCCAGAACCGACA GGGCAAGACTCGTCTCGCGAAATGGTACGCCCCTTTTAGCGACGAGCAAAAGATCAAGCTTAAAGGCGAAGTCCATCGCCTCGTCGCACCCCGCGATCAAAAATACCAGTCCAACTTTGTCGAGTTCCGAAACAACAAGATTGTTTACCGCCGCTACGCAGGTCTTTTCTTCTGCGCCTGCGTCGACACAAACGATAACGAGCTCGCCTACCTCGAGGCCATTCACTTCTTCGTCGAGGTCCTCGATGCCTTTTTCGGAAACGTCTGcgagcttgatcttgttttCAACTTTTACAAGGTCTATGCGATTCTTGACGAGGTGTTTTTGGCGGGCGAGATTGAGGAGACGAGTAAACAGGTTGTGCTTACACGGTTGGAGCATCTCGACAAGTTAGAATAA
- a CDS encoding transcription initiation protein SPT3 (At least one base has a quality score < 10) — translation MAESRDSKSYKYRQEISQMMYVSGETAEPPVETTSIIEDIVRQQVIELLRNCTELASRRGSKSISINDLIFQIRHDQAKVSRLRTFLSWKDVRKNVKDSDDKGADADIAAGDDPVAAGDNTTDEAAKKNKKAKVGLPWEPSSYYNVEVPEREEEEDEEEEEMNYITLQRLRKADERTKAMTKEEYVTWSEYRQASFTYRKGKRFREWAGFGIVTDSKPSDDIVDILGFLTFEMVQTLTEMALKVKEQEDLVRAQNGGDNVGNAKKRKHEGALFDFPSEGKTPIEPRHVQEGSRRLQQRPKKSRAMLNGTRIAQHTPLNIF, via the exons ATGGCGGAATCAAGAGATAGCAAGTCGTACAAATATCGCCAGGAGATCAGTCAAATGATGTACGTCTCCGGCGAAACCGCAGAACCGCCCGTCGAAACAACAAGTATCATCGAAGATATCGTCCGCCAACAAGTCATCGAACTC CTGCGAAACTGCACCGAACTCGCTTCGCGTCGCGGTTCTAAatccatcagcatcaacgaTCTCATCTTCCAAATCCGCCATGACCAAGCAAAAGTCTCACGTCTGCGCACATTCCTCTCGTGGAAAGACGTGCGAAAGAACGTGAAAGATTCTGATGACAAAGGCGCTGATGCCGATATCGCTGCTGGTGATGACCCTGTGGCTGCGGGTGATAACACAACGGAtgaagcagccaagaagaacaaaaaggCCAAAGTCGGGTTACCGTGGGAGCCTTCGTCGTACTACAACGTTGAGGTACCTGAGcgcgaggaggaggaggatgaagaggaggaggagatgaacTACATCACACTGCAGCGTCTGCGCAAAGCAGATGAGCGCACCAAGGCCATGACAAAGGAGGAGTACGTTACATGGTCTGAATACCGCCAGGCATCGTTCACCTACCGCAAGGGCAAGCGATTCCGCGAGTGGGCAGGCTTCGGCATCGTGACAGACAGTAAACCCTCCGACGACATTGTCGACATTCTCGGCTTTCTCACCTTCGAGATGGTCCAGACCCTCACCGAGATGGcgctcaaggtcaaggagcaGGAAGATCTGGTGCGTGCTCAAAACGGAGGCGATAATGTTGGAAATGCAAAGAAGCGGAAGCATGAGGGCGCGTTGTTCGATTTTCCTAGTGAGGGAAAGACGCCAATCGAGCCTCGCCATGTTCAAGAAGGATCACGAAGATTGCAGCAGAGGCCAAAGAAGTCGAGGGCCATGCTCAACGGCACCAGAATTGCACAACACACGCCGCTCAACATCTTCTAG
- a CDS encoding leucine carboxyl methyltransferase 1, translated as MPAPEIPNLLNSLRGSRGGRGRGRGRGGHASSAVTHDATIQGTDTDASVSRLSAVDLGYLYDPYAQYFVQSGDGPVARRLPIINRGTYTRTISLDTLIESFLDGDKDSEQGSGLKQVVSLGAGTDTRPFRLFFSESRSGLVYHELDFEVVTSKKLRTVQATPKLRNILKDAAQLTEHSWSAKPTGCEYYCHGQDLRGFSQSKTPKEDDGTEATTKESPEISLPGLRTDIPTLLLSECCLCYLTATEASDVINFFGSRIPNLGTIIYEPIRPDDAFGKMMVSNLAARRIQMPTLQMYHTPEDQRARMSRAGFGKVYHMTIEDIWQNWVSADEKRRVDSLEGLDEVEEWKLLAAHYIVVWASKGEGFESWDSVRGCT; from the exons ATGCCCGCCCCCGAGATACCAAACCTTCTAAATTCTCTCCGCGGTTCtcgaggagggagaggccGTGGTAGAGGCAGAGGAGGTCACGCCTCATCAGCTGTTACTCACGATGCTACCATCCAAGGCACAGATACTGATGCTTCGGTGTCGAGGCTGAGCGCTGTTGATTTGGGGTATCTTTATGATCCGTATGCTCAGTACTTTGTGCAGAGTGGCGATGGGCCGGTGGCAAGACGACTTCCTATAATCAATCGAG GAACATATACCCGCACTATCTCTCTGGACACTCTTATCGAGTCGTTTCTGGACGGCGATAAAGATAGTGAACAAGGCTCAGGACTGAAACAGGTTGTATCTTTGGGCGCTGGTACTGATACAAGACCGTTTCGACTATTCTTTTCAGAGTCGCGTTCTGGATTGGTCTATCATGAGCTTGATTTTGAGGTTGTCACCTCAAAGAAATTGCGGACTGTACAAGCGACGCCCAAGTTGAGAAATATCTTGAAGGATGCTGCTCAGTTGACTGAACACTCCTGGTCCGCTAAACCGACTGGATGCGAATACTACTGCCACGGCCAAGACTTGAGAGGGTTCTCTCAGTCAAAAACACCGAAAGAGGATGATGGGACAGAAGCAACAACGAAAGAAAGCCCCGAGATCTCTCTTCCTGGTCTACGAACCGATATCCCAACACTGCTTCTCTCAGAGTGCTGTCTCTGCTATCTCACCGCCACCGAAGCCTCAGATGTAATCAACTTCTTCGGCTCACGGATACCCAACCTCGGCACCATCATCTACGAACCAATCCGTCCAGACGACGCCTTTGGCAAGATGATGGTGTCGAACCTAGCAGCGCGTCGCATCCAAATGCCCACTCTTCAGATGTACCATACACCGGAAGACCAACGGGCAAGAATGAGCAGAGCTGGATTTGGAAAGGTGTATCATATGACGATTGAGGATATCTGGCAGAATTGGGTATCGGCGGATGAAAAGCGGCGTGTGGATTCACTGGAGGGGttggatgaggttgaggagtgGAAGTTATTGGCGGCGCATTACATCGTTGTTTGGGCTTCGAAAGGGGAGGGATTTGAAAGTTGGGATAGCGTAAGAGGCTGTACTTGA
- a CDS encoding hypothetical protein (At least one base has a quality score < 10): protein MLSSAGSLLMRRDNMPKPDLGYELQQLPDWSRFVFLANFILFLPVFVLINYTFEKVFPVLAIVEDEKPPAYEPLPVEPLANDDMPKPASTSSVPVAGQGRPVTSSFRATWRLLRSTGGFRAIFRGLPCFLAQAVVTALINGITYTVIPYSFVLSNLIGSLVCVQLSTAWVHIVITPPSPLKFWSRLPPFKTTFAATWRPTLIFWAASQIVNLGTFGVLYLFGGDQTTEIPQLQGLGSVFGILLVAVLLQVAIQIPAYVVLVRVQASLLPADADTIIPFDRSFNGRIEPVVVGGLGYATVRDAWSSFSKSAWRRIVMLSVKIVAVTFAALCVIFAVIIPQVILLAAMGTDNGDGNQDIKL from the exons ATGTTGTCTTCCGCTGGATCGCTGCTTATGCGGCGCGATAACATGCCAAAGCCTGATCTTGGCTATGAGCTTCAGCAACTCCCCGACTGGTCGAGATTCGTATTCCTCGccaacttcatcctcttcctccctgTCTTTGTTCTC ATCAACTACACCTTCGAAAAGGTCTTCCCCGTTCTCGCCATCGTcgaagatgagaagcctCCCGCTTACGAACCTCTCCCCGTTGAGCCTCTCGCCAACGATGATATGCCCAAGCCTGCTTCTACTTCCTCTGTTCCCGTCGCTGGCCAGGGCCGTCCCGTTACTTCGTCTTTCCGAGCTACCTGGCGCCTACTCCGATCTACTGGTGGTTTCCGCGCCATCTTCCGTGGTCTGCCCTGCTTCCTCGCCCAGGCTGTCGTCACGGCACTCATCAACGGCATCACTTATACCGTCATTCCTTATTCCTTTGTTCTGTCCAACTTGATCGGTTCTCTCGTCTGCGTTCAGCTCAGCACCGCCTGGGTTCACATCGTCATCAcgcctccttctcctctcaAGTTCTGGAGCCGTCTCCCTCCTTTCAAGACCACTTTCGCCGCCACCTGGAGACCTACTCTCATCTTCTGGGCTGCCTCTCAGATCGTCAACCTTGGCACCTTCGGTGTTCTCTACCTGTTTGGCGGCGACCAGACCACTGAGATTCCTCAGCTCCAGGGTCTCGGCAGCGTTTTCGGCATCCTGCTCGTCGCTGTCCTTCTCCAGGTCGCTATTCAGATTCCCGCCTACGTTGTTCTCGTTCGAGTCCAggcctctcttctccccgCCGACGCCGACACCATCATTCCTTTCGACCGCTCTTTCAACGGCCGTATCGAGCCCGTTGTTGTCGGTGGCCTCGGCTATGCTACTGTTCGCGACGCCTGGTCCAGCTTCTCCAAGTCTGCTTGGCGCCGTATTGTCATGCTCAGCGTCAAGATCGTCGCTGTCACCTTCGCTGCCCTCTGTGTCATCTTCGCCGTTATCATCCCTCAGGTCATCCTCCTGGCTGCCATGGGAACCGACAATGGTGATGGCAACCAGGACATCAAGTTGTAA